A stretch of the Papaver somniferum cultivar HN1 chromosome 6, ASM357369v1, whole genome shotgun sequence genome encodes the following:
- the LOC113285888 gene encoding putative F-box/LRR-repeat protein 23, whose amino-acid sequence MDSQSPVDILGSRNWLDLPPDVISHVFLKLGAVEILYRAQWVCSSWRKLSKNPQLWRSIDMRKHNDSFFGEEHVMEKMAREAIDRSSGELVEFSVEEFATDGLLLYIADKCNSLRCLRLVSCYEISPKSFIEMAKKLPLLEELELRHLAFSARNLEVVGLSCPQLKSFRLNYRAYWHPGLQRNDKALAIAKTMPQLRHLHLLGNKMSDFGLKAILDGCPHLESLDLRQCFNLSLEGDLLQRCKDMIQVLRLPKDSTDNLEFYAQIVSDEHVELCRRKLQNYSL is encoded by the exons ATGGATTCTCAATCTCCAGTAGATATATTAGGATCGAGAAACTGGCTTGATTTGCCTCCAGATGTAATATCTCATGTATTTTTAAAGCTTGGAGCTGTTGAAATCCTTTACAGAGCTCAATGGGTATGTTCTTCATGGAGAAAACTCTCTAAAAATCCTCAACTATGGCGGTCAATCGATATGCGGAAGCATAATGATTCATTCTTTGGGGAGGAACATGTAATGGAGAAAATGGCTAGAGAAGCTATAGATAGGAGTTCTGGCGAATTGGTTGAATTCTCTGTGGAGGAATTTGCAACTGATGGTCTTTTACTCTATATAGCTGATAA ATGTAATTCCCTCAGATGTCTCCGACTTGTATCTTGCTATGAAATTTCTCCCAAAAGTTTTATCGAAATGGCCAAGAAACTTCCCTTGTTGGAGGAACTAGAATTGCGGCATTTGGCATTCTCAGCAAGAAATCTTGAAGTTGTTGGACTTTCTTGTCCCCAGTTAAAGTCATTTCGGTTAAACTACCGAGCTTACTGGCATCCAGGCTTACAACGCAATGACAAGGCATTAGCCATTGCAAAGACCATGCCTCAACTGCGCCACCTCCATCTTCTCGGAAATAAGATGAGTGACTTTGGTCTGAAAGCCATTCTTGATGGTTGCCCACACCTTGAATCTCTTGACCTACGCCAATGCTTCAATCTCTCTCTGGAGGGAGATCTGTTACAGAGATGTAAAGATATGATTCAAGTATTAAGACTTCCCAAGGACTCAACTGATAATTTGGAATTCTATGCTCAAATTGTGTCTGACGAACATGTTGAGCTTTGCAGGCGTAAGTTGCAGAACTACTCATTATGA